TAAAGAAGAATTCCCCTCCTTTTTCGATTCCGTGTGGGCGAGAAACATAATCGCCAGTGTACAGAACACTTCGGACTAAAAGCGCTATTTTTGCTTTTTTAAAATCATGGGAGACCGCAATTTCTTACAATACCTTATAGTTACCCTCAAGGGGATGGCTATGGGGGCTGCAGATGTTGTACCCGGGGTCTCCGGAGGTACCATCGCCTTTATTTCAGGGATCTACGAGGAATTGATTACCTCCATTAACCAAATTGGACCGGCAGTACTCAAAACTTTACCCAAACAAGGTATTGTAGCCACCTGGAAGGAAGTGAACGGGAATTTCCTTTTATCACTTTTTCTGGGTATTGCGATTAGTGTGATTACCCTTGCCCGCCTCATCAGCTGGCTATTGATTAATGAACCTGTTCTTTTGTGGTCCTTTTTCTTCGGCCTGGTTGTGGCCAGCGTAATTTTTGTGGCCAGGGCCATAGTAAAATGGCGCCCTGCGGTTTTTGCTATACTGCTTGCCGGTGCAGCTATTGCCTACTTTATAACCCAACTCCCTCCTGTAGAAAATACGTCCAGCCTCCCCTATCTATTCCTTTCGGGAGCCCTTGCTATATGTGCCATGATTCTGCCCGGTATTTCAGGAGCTTTTATCCTTGTTTTACTGGGATCGTACAAAACCGTACTGGATGCTGTTCACGAGCGAAACGTAATCACTCTGGCTACAGTCTTCGTAGGAGCCATTTTTGGTTTGCTGTCTTTTGCCCGTCTCCTGAAGTGGATGTTTCAGCACTACAAAGACATCACTTTGGCACTGCTCACAGGCTTTATCATCGGTTCTCTCAATAAAATATGGCCCTGGAAAATCGTCATTGAAAGTAGGGTCTTCGACGGTAAAAGCATCCCCGTTCTGGAAGAAAATGTCTCTCCTTTTGCATATTCTGGTGAACCTCAACTTCTCTGGGCAATTCTGCTGGCTATCGCCGGTTTTTCGCTTATTTTTATGCTTGAAAAGCTTGCTGCAAAAAAATAAAGCAATCTATCATGCATCAGCCCAGATCTTTTATTGATAAAGTATTCCTTCTCATCAAGGGACTGGCCATGGGTACGGCCAACAAGGTCCCCGGAGTTTCCGGAGGCATCGTGGCTTTTGTAGCGGGGTTTTATGAGGAATTTATCTACTCCCTGCAGAAGATCAATCTCAAAGCCTTTAAACTGCTTTTCAACGGCAGATTCAAGAGCTTTTACCGCTATATTAACGGGCAATTTCTAACCCTCCTCATCTTTGGGATGCTGGTGAGTTATTTCAGTGTTTCCAAGTTGCTCGATTACTTTCTGGAACACAATGAACTCTATGTCTGGGCTACCTTTTTTGGGATGATCATTGGGTCGATTTACTTTATCTCCAAGGATTTTGAACACTGGAACAGGAAAACCATCATCGCAGGGATCATAGGCTTACTGGCGGGTATTTCTATCAGTTTCCTGAGTCCGGCCAGGGAAAATGACAACTTGCTGTTTATTTTTCTCTGTGGGATCATCAGTGTATCGGGGATGACGTTACCGGGTTTATCGGGCTCCTTTATTCTGATCTTGCTTGGAAATTACGTTTTGCTACTGGTCGATTCTGTAAATGCGCTTTACGATACCATAGCCGAAGTTGTACAAGGCGATTTTGGATTTACTTCCAATCAGGAGCGATTAGACACCCTGAAAATCCTGGCGGTCTTTACCCTGGGATCGGCCACCGGCCTTGTGACCCTTTCGCATCTTTTAGGGTACGTCTTAAAGCATTTCAGGCATATAACCACTGCAGTGATCATCGGTTTTATCACCGGTAGTCTGGGCGTAGTCTGGCCCTGGAAAAGAACTATATTTGTTAAGGATGCCCTGGGAAATGTGCTCAGCGACAGCAACGGCGATCCCATCATTAGAAATTACGAGCGATATCTGCCCGATCTAAACAACCCAGATACATGGTGGGCCGTAGTTTTTGTCGTCCTGGGTATAGTCATCCTCATGGCTCTTGAATGGTATGGAAAAAACAGAAAAAAAACATAGATACGGCCTTCTGGGAAGAGACATTTCCTATTCCTTTTCCAAAGGATATTTCACAGATTTTTTTAAAAAGGAGGGTCTTTTGCATTGTTCGTATGAGAATTTCGACCTGCGCGATATTACTGATCTAGAAACACTCTTAAAGGAAGAGCAGGACCTGCGTGGCCTAAACGTAACCATCCCTTACAAACAGGATATTTTACCCTATCTCCATCGGATCGACCCAGAAGCTTCGGAAATTG
This DNA window, taken from Muriicola soli, encodes the following:
- a CDS encoding DUF368 domain-containing protein; translated protein: MGDRNFLQYLIVTLKGMAMGAADVVPGVSGGTIAFISGIYEELITSINQIGPAVLKTLPKQGIVATWKEVNGNFLLSLFLGIAISVITLARLISWLLINEPVLLWSFFFGLVVASVIFVARAIVKWRPAVFAILLAGAAIAYFITQLPPVENTSSLPYLFLSGALAICAMILPGISGAFILVLLGSYKTVLDAVHERNVITLATVFVGAIFGLLSFARLLKWMFQHYKDITLALLTGFIIGSLNKIWPWKIVIESRVFDGKSIPVLEENVSPFAYSGEPQLLWAILLAIAGFSLIFMLEKLAAKK
- a CDS encoding DUF368 domain-containing protein gives rise to the protein MHQPRSFIDKVFLLIKGLAMGTANKVPGVSGGIVAFVAGFYEEFIYSLQKINLKAFKLLFNGRFKSFYRYINGQFLTLLIFGMLVSYFSVSKLLDYFLEHNELYVWATFFGMIIGSIYFISKDFEHWNRKTIIAGIIGLLAGISISFLSPARENDNLLFIFLCGIISVSGMTLPGLSGSFILILLGNYVLLLVDSVNALYDTIAEVVQGDFGFTSNQERLDTLKILAVFTLGSATGLVTLSHLLGYVLKHFRHITTAVIIGFITGSLGVVWPWKRTIFVKDALGNVLSDSNGDPIIRNYERYLPDLNNPDTWWAVVFVVLGIVILMALEWYGKNRKKT